In one Desulfoferula mesophila genomic region, the following are encoded:
- a CDS encoding lysophospholipid acyltransferase family protein → MSLAERALRAGVWALSLPPLGLSRAVGRGLGRMAMRLDRRHREIVLANLSASFPEKDAAWVEATARKVFEHIAQVATEIPRLVRLSPEEITAQARCHGLDNVHNAMAKGKGLILLTGHFGNWEWGNIAGSFSLGFGALVVARPIDWPPADRLVNSWRTKGSDSVVVPKNRSARVLLKGLKQNRMLGLLLDQNVDWYDGEWVDFFGRPACTNKGLALLARSTEAPVIAHYNWRADDGKFDVYFSPEIPLVKTGDKTMDIWQNTQNYTKVLEDIIRQKPEQWFWLHQRWKTKPFQPWPREKR, encoded by the coding sequence ATGAGTTTGGCCGAACGGGCGTTGCGCGCCGGGGTGTGGGCCCTGTCCCTGCCGCCCCTGGGCCTCAGCCGGGCGGTGGGCCGGGGCCTGGGCCGCATGGCCATGCGCCTGGACCGGCGTCACCGCGAAATCGTGCTGGCCAACCTAAGCGCCTCTTTCCCGGAAAAAGACGCCGCCTGGGTGGAGGCCACCGCGCGCAAGGTCTTTGAACATATCGCCCAGGTGGCCACGGAGATTCCCCGCCTGGTGCGTTTGAGCCCCGAGGAGATTACGGCCCAGGCCCGCTGCCACGGCCTGGACAACGTGCACAACGCCATGGCCAAGGGCAAGGGGCTCATCCTGTTGACCGGCCATTTCGGCAACTGGGAGTGGGGCAACATCGCCGGATCTTTTAGCCTGGGATTCGGGGCCCTGGTGGTGGCCCGGCCCATAGACTGGCCGCCGGCCGATCGTCTGGTCAACTCCTGGCGCACCAAGGGCTCGGACAGCGTGGTGGTGCCCAAGAACCGCTCGGCCCGGGTCCTGCTCAAGGGGCTCAAACAGAACCGCATGCTGGGCCTCTTGTTGGACCAGAACGTGGATTGGTACGACGGCGAGTGGGTGGATTTTTTCGGGCGCCCGGCCTGCACCAACAAGGGACTGGCCCTCTTGGCCCGCTCCACCGAGGCCCCGGTCATCGCTCACTACAACTGGCGGGCCGACGACGGCAAGTTCGACGTGTACTTCTCCCCGGAAATTCCCCTGGTCAAGACCGGCGACAAGACCATGGACATCTGGCAGAACACCCAGAACTACACCAAGGTGCTGGAGGACATCATCCGCCAAAAACCCGAGCAGTGGTTCTGGCTGCACCAGCGTTGGAAGACCAAGCCCTTCCAGCCCTGGCCCCGGGAGAAGCGCTGA
- a CDS encoding glycosyltransferase family 4 protein — MRLGLMRYKYDFTGGAERVLGLLTRGLAQRGHGVHVMTSAWQGQAPSGVSLHQIAPAKPTAWAAAALAEAKGLALDSYLSMERVPGCPVFRAGDGVHAAWLERRAPYEGRLKRLNLGLNPKHRALLELERRTLNAPELRWVIAISRMVAEELQRYYQVPPDKIKVIYNAVDEADLAPAREVRTRRAKREELGLGKDRPVLLFLGSGWERKGLAFALAALARLPQARLLVAGRDGIRPWQGKAKSLGVARRVRFLGLQTKVAPLLAAADALVLPTIYDPCSIACLEALYAGTPVVTTAAAGASELVEEGISGAVVSAAGQVEELAAACEKALALPKGFAHQVPSQQQWLGETMATLEDSAA; from the coding sequence ATGCGTCTGGGTCTGATGCGCTACAAATACGACTTCACCGGCGGGGCCGAGCGGGTGCTGGGCCTGTTGACCCGTGGCTTGGCCCAGCGGGGCCACGGGGTGCACGTGATGACCTCGGCTTGGCAGGGCCAGGCGCCCTCGGGGGTAAGCCTGCACCAGATAGCCCCGGCCAAGCCCACCGCCTGGGCCGCCGCCGCCCTGGCCGAGGCCAAGGGGTTGGCCCTGGATTCCTATCTGAGCATGGAGCGGGTGCCCGGCTGCCCGGTTTTTCGGGCCGGGGACGGGGTGCACGCCGCCTGGTTGGAGCGCCGCGCCCCCTACGAGGGCCGCCTCAAGCGCCTGAACCTGGGCCTCAACCCCAAGCACCGCGCCCTGCTGGAGCTGGAGCGGCGCACCCTGAACGCGCCGGAGCTGCGCTGGGTGATCGCCATCAGCCGCATGGTGGCCGAGGAACTGCAGCGCTATTACCAGGTGCCGCCGGACAAGATCAAGGTCATCTACAACGCGGTGGACGAGGCGGACCTGGCCCCGGCCCGCGAGGTCCGCACCCGGCGCGCCAAGCGCGAAGAGCTGGGACTGGGGAAGGACCGGCCGGTGCTCTTGTTCCTGGGCTCGGGCTGGGAGCGCAAGGGACTGGCCTTTGCCCTGGCCGCCCTGGCCCGTCTGCCCCAGGCGCGTCTGCTGGTGGCCGGCCGGGATGGGATTCGGCCCTGGCAAGGCAAGGCCAAATCGCTGGGCGTGGCCCGGCGGGTGCGTTTCTTGGGTCTGCAAACCAAGGTGGCGCCCCTGCTGGCCGCGGCCGACGCCCTGGTGTTGCCCACCATATACGACCCCTGTTCCATCGCCTGCCTGGAGGCGCTGTACGCGGGCACCCCGGTGGTGACCACCGCCGCGGCCGGGGCCTCGGAGTTGGTGGAAGAGGGGATCAGCGGGGCGGTGGTTTCGGCGGCCGGGCAGGTGGAGGAATTGGCCGCGGCCTGCGAGAAGGCCTTGGCCCTACCCAAGGGATTCGCCCACCAGGTGCCCAGCCAGCAGCAGTGGCTCGGTGAGACCATGGCCACCCTGGAAGACAGCGCCGCCTAG
- a CDS encoding glycosyltransferase family 9 protein has translation MSWLPFIINPLVLGTLRDRPGALDPERVKSILVVRNDNIGDVLCTTPAIQALRDAFPRAHLAALVCTLSQTAIEGHPALDELFVYPKAKHRHYSKVESYRRMAATLAQVRRRRFDLAVAFRDSFSNSQAWLTYASGARWRLGPEARGKKRRWGFYYNLPAPWPARKDHEVLRCMSLLRHICLDSPPGKLYLKVPEDSRAKVAELFATYGLDPERPPVVLNITRWAYRPECTWPDAKYRRLAQELARRPGGVVITHAPGHEAWIESILQGLEPKPPVFCSPSLKDFAAMIAAGRVFITPEGGPMHFAAAVHKPQVVLWSSTPLYNWRPWGVESQILGATGPIEPIEVEEVLASLERLGQGRESGDKVS, from the coding sequence TTGTCCTGGTTACCTTTTATAATCAATCCCCTGGTGCTGGGGACGCTGCGCGACCGGCCCGGTGCCTTAGACCCCGAGCGGGTAAAGAGCATCTTGGTGGTGCGCAACGACAACATCGGCGACGTGTTGTGCACCACCCCGGCCATCCAGGCCCTGCGCGATGCCTTTCCCCGGGCCCATTTGGCCGCCCTGGTGTGCACCCTCAGCCAGACGGCCATAGAGGGGCACCCGGCCCTGGACGAGCTTTTCGTCTATCCCAAGGCCAAGCATCGCCACTACTCCAAGGTGGAGTCCTATAGGCGCATGGCCGCCACGCTGGCCCAGGTGCGCCGGAGGCGTTTCGACCTGGCCGTGGCTTTCCGCGACAGTTTTTCCAATTCTCAGGCTTGGCTTACCTACGCTTCCGGGGCTCGCTGGCGTCTGGGGCCCGAAGCCAGGGGCAAGAAAAGACGCTGGGGTTTTTATTACAATCTTCCAGCACCCTGGCCCGCCCGCAAAGACCACGAAGTGCTGCGCTGCATGTCCCTTTTGCGCCACATCTGCCTTGACAGCCCCCCCGGCAAGCTGTATCTCAAAGTACCCGAGGATTCCAGAGCCAAAGTAGCGGAATTGTTCGCCACTTACGGCTTGGACCCGGAGCGGCCGCCGGTGGTGCTCAACATCACCCGCTGGGCCTACCGCCCGGAATGCACCTGGCCCGACGCCAAGTATCGCCGCCTGGCCCAGGAACTGGCGCGGCGCCCCGGGGGGGTGGTGATCACCCACGCGCCCGGGCACGAGGCCTGGATCGAAAGCATACTCCAGGGGTTGGAACCCAAGCCCCCGGTGTTTTGTTCGCCCAGCCTCAAGGACTTTGCCGCCATGATCGCCGCCGGGCGGGTTTTTATCACCCCCGAAGGCGGACCCATGCATTTCGCGGCGGCAGTGCACAAGCCTCAAGTGGTATTGTGGTCCAGCACGCCGTTGTACAATTGGCGGCCCTGGGGGGTGGAAAGCCAAATATTGGGGGCCACCGGCCCCATAGAGCCCATAGAGGTCGAGGAGGTTCTGGCCTCCCTGGAGCGGCTGGGACAAGGGCGGGAGTCAGGGGATAAGGTTTCATGA
- the waaF gene encoding lipopolysaccharide heptosyltransferase II: MRCLDPAAPRRILLRATNWVGDAVMTLPALAALHAACPQAAIEVLARPWAAAVYGAQPGVSRVLAYDKAGEHAGAGGMLALARQLRARGYDWAVLLQNAFEAAAIAWLVRIPVRLGYSRDGRGLLLTHRATLTPELRRVHETSYYLAILDQAGLLPASPPPEGVRPELILAAPDREWANEYLRREGLEGARLLGLAPGAAFGPAKQWPAERFAATARDLADAADAVLLFGSQGESAACEAVAQGLAGMEARNLAGATRLGQALALVERCTLFITNDSGLMHAAAALGRPTVAVFGSTDPVTTGPLGPRTALLRSPVDCSPCLKPQCPSGDLKCFTAISPEEVALAARGLLAQAGEGA, from the coding sequence ATGCGGTGCTTGGACCCGGCCGCGCCCCGGCGCATTCTGCTGCGGGCCACCAACTGGGTGGGCGACGCGGTGATGACCCTGCCCGCCCTGGCCGCCCTGCACGCCGCCTGCCCCCAGGCCGCGATCGAGGTCTTGGCCCGGCCCTGGGCCGCGGCGGTGTACGGCGCCCAGCCAGGGGTGAGCCGGGTGCTGGCCTATGACAAGGCGGGAGAGCACGCCGGAGCGGGGGGCATGCTGGCCCTGGCCCGGCAGCTAAGGGCGCGCGGCTACGACTGGGCGGTGCTGTTGCAGAACGCCTTCGAGGCGGCGGCAATCGCCTGGCTGGTCCGCATCCCGGTGCGTCTGGGCTATAGCCGCGACGGCCGGGGCTTGCTGCTGACCCACCGGGCCACGCTCACCCCGGAACTGCGCCGGGTGCACGAGACCAGTTACTACCTGGCCATCCTGGACCAGGCCGGGCTTTTGCCCGCGAGCCCGCCCCCGGAGGGGGTGCGGCCCGAGCTGATTTTGGCGGCCCCGGACCGGGAATGGGCGAACGAGTATCTGCGGCGCGAGGGCCTGGAAGGAGCCCGGCTTCTGGGCCTGGCCCCTGGCGCGGCCTTTGGCCCGGCCAAGCAGTGGCCCGCCGAGCGCTTCGCTGCCACGGCCCGCGACTTGGCCGATGCGGCCGACGCGGTGTTGTTGTTCGGCAGCCAGGGGGAAAGCGCTGCCTGCGAGGCCGTGGCCCAGGGATTGGCGGGCATGGAGGCGCGCAACCTGGCCGGGGCCACCCGACTGGGGCAGGCCCTGGCCCTGGTGGAGCGCTGCACCCTGTTCATCACCAACGACAGCGGCCTGATGCACGCCGCCGCCGCCCTGGGCAGGCCCACGGTGGCGGTGTTCGGCTCCACCGACCCGGTGACCACCGGCCCCTTGGGGCCCCGCACCGCCTTGCTGCGTTCGCCGGTGGATTGCAGCCCGTGCCTCAAGCCCCAATGCCCCAGCGGCGATTTGAAGTGCTTCACGGCCATAAGCCCTGAAGAGGTAGCTCTGGCCGCGCGCGGCCTGTTGGCCCAGGCGGGGGAGGGGGCCTGA
- the rfaQ gene encoding putative lipopolysaccharide heptosyltransferase III, with protein sequence MSLPKALPSNPRRALLIKLGHIGDVLVTTPVVTALKERWPDLAVDLVVNPGTEAMVAHNPQINQVLTLKRNHAGPLAAAAWHLGFLSRLRGANYDLSLELAEGDRGAFLSWASGARLRVGFRPKTPRMRGRAFHVLAPRWDDEHHMVEAFLGQVRALGLEPGDTALKLEPGPRGRAEAARLLGQAGLEPGGYVVVHPTSRWMFKTWTPEGNAALLDHLAELGHRVVLTSGPDAKEREMVARIKALAAPGAVALDLSGQLDLDSLGGLIANARLFVGVDSAPMHMAAALGVPVLTIFGPSGEQMWGPWQVPSEVVVGDCREHPCGRAGCQDSKVSRCLVELPAGRVIEATDRLLQRTG encoded by the coding sequence GTGAGCTTGCCCAAGGCCTTGCCCAGCAATCCCCGCCGCGCCCTGTTGATCAAGCTGGGGCACATCGGCGACGTGCTGGTGACCACTCCGGTGGTGACGGCCCTCAAGGAGCGCTGGCCCGACCTGGCCGTGGACCTGGTGGTCAACCCCGGCACCGAGGCCATGGTGGCCCACAATCCCCAGATCAACCAGGTGCTGACGCTCAAGCGCAACCACGCGGGGCCCCTGGCCGCGGCGGCCTGGCATCTGGGCTTTCTCAGCCGCCTGCGCGGGGCTAACTACGACCTTTCTCTGGAACTGGCCGAGGGCGACCGGGGAGCCTTTCTCTCCTGGGCCTCGGGGGCCCGCCTGCGGGTGGGTTTCCGGCCCAAGACGCCCCGGATGCGCGGCCGGGCCTTCCACGTTTTGGCCCCCCGCTGGGACGATGAGCACCACATGGTGGAGGCTTTCCTGGGACAAGTACGGGCTCTGGGACTGGAGCCCGGCGACACCGCGCTCAAACTGGAGCCGGGCCCCCGGGGACGGGCCGAGGCCGCGCGCCTGTTGGGCCAGGCCGGGCTGGAACCGGGGGGCTACGTGGTGGTCCATCCCACCTCCCGCTGGATGTTCAAGACCTGGACCCCGGAGGGCAACGCCGCGCTGCTCGATCACCTGGCCGAATTGGGGCACCGGGTGGTGCTGACCTCCGGGCCGGACGCCAAGGAGCGGGAGATGGTGGCGCGCATCAAGGCCCTGGCCGCGCCCGGCGCGGTGGCCCTGGATCTGAGCGGCCAGTTGGACCTGGACAGCCTGGGCGGGCTCATCGCCAACGCCCGACTCTTCGTGGGGGTGGACAGCGCGCCCATGCACATGGCCGCCGCCCTGGGGGTGCCGGTGCTCACCATCTTCGGCCCCTCGGGCGAGCAAATGTGGGGTCCCTGGCAGGTGCCCAGCGAAGTGGTGGTGGGCGATTGCCGGGAGCATCCCTGCGGCCGGGCCGGGTGTCAGGACTCCAAGGTCAGCCGTTGCCTGGTGGAACTGCCCGCCGGGCGGGTGATCGAGGCCACGGATCGTTTGCTGCAAAGGACCGGGTAA
- the waaC gene encoding lipopolysaccharide heptosyltransferase I, translating to MKVLIVKLSALGDVVQSLPVAMAIRRQLPEAQIDWLVERPSAGLLQDHPALDRVLVSPRHEMSEAQGLPLSPLTGFGRALRSVRYDAVLDLQGLMKSAICVALSRGERKIGWRGGKEPLAALAYNHKLAPFDPDRPALERYLDMLEPLGLERPAKIEFGLSPRPEELAAARSLLPWPDDGRPMVILHPMAKWDSKLWPLASWVELAKLLGAQGVRLVVSGSRDDRNIGRLIARHSELGEGLLDLTGRTGLKELAALLTLADAVVCTDTGVMHLAAALGTKVAALFGPTAPWRTGPSGAGHEILRAGLDCSPCFERFCGDAQCMIQISPDQAAQAALRLVSGR from the coding sequence ATGAAGGTGCTGATCGTCAAACTGTCGGCCCTGGGCGACGTGGTGCAGAGCCTGCCGGTGGCCATGGCCATCCGCCGCCAGTTGCCCGAGGCCCAGATCGACTGGCTGGTGGAGCGGCCCTCGGCCGGGCTCCTGCAAGACCACCCGGCCCTGGATCGGGTGCTGGTGAGCCCCCGCCACGAGATGTCCGAGGCCCAAGGCCTGCCCTTGTCGCCCCTCACCGGCTTTGGCCGGGCGCTGCGCTCGGTGCGCTACGACGCGGTGCTCGACTTGCAGGGGCTCATGAAAAGTGCTATCTGTGTTGCCCTGAGCCGCGGGGAGCGCAAGATCGGCTGGCGGGGGGGCAAGGAGCCCTTGGCCGCCCTGGCCTACAACCACAAGCTGGCCCCCTTTGACCCCGACCGCCCGGCCCTGGAGCGCTACCTGGACATGCTGGAGCCCCTGGGCCTGGAGCGTCCTGCTAAAATAGAGTTTGGCCTGAGTCCGCGGCCCGAAGAGTTGGCCGCGGCCCGCTCCCTGTTGCCCTGGCCGGACGACGGGCGGCCTATGGTGATTTTGCACCCCATGGCCAAGTGGGACTCCAAGCTGTGGCCCCTGGCCTCTTGGGTGGAGTTGGCCAAGCTCTTGGGCGCCCAAGGGGTGCGCCTAGTGGTCAGCGGCTCGCGCGACGACCGGAACATCGGGCGGCTCATCGCGCGGCACAGCGAGTTGGGCGAGGGGCTGTTGGACCTCACCGGCCGCACCGGCCTTAAGGAATTGGCCGCGCTGCTCACCCTGGCCGACGCGGTGGTGTGCACCGACACCGGGGTGATGCACCTGGCCGCGGCCTTGGGCACCAAGGTGGCGGCCCTGTTCGGGCCCACCGCTCCCTGGCGCACCGGCCCCAGTGGCGCGGGACACGAGATACTTAGGGCCGGTTTGGATTGCAGCCCGTGTTTCGAGCGTTTTTGCGGCGACGCGCAATGCATGATTCAGATAAGCCCCGACCAGGCGGCGCAGGCTGCCCTGCGGTTGGTTTCCGGGAGATGA
- a CDS encoding D-glycero-alpha-D-manno-heptose-1,7-bisphosphate 7-phosphatase, whose product MRRAVFLDRDGTINVEVGYISDPAQVRLLPGAARAIAGMREAGLAVVAVSNQSGIARGRFGLEQMLAVQAEVERQLREEAGAALDAFYYCPHHPEGVVEPYAMVCDCRKPGIGMLERAAREMSLSLEGSFMVGDKRIDVACGNRAGLTSLLVTSGMPLDPVASPAEEPAATLPGLDAAARWILARLAQGVGR is encoded by the coding sequence ATGCGGCGGGCGGTGTTTTTGGATCGCGACGGCACCATCAACGTTGAGGTGGGCTACATCTCCGACCCCGCCCAGGTGCGCCTGCTGCCCGGCGCGGCCCGGGCCATAGCCGGCATGCGTGAGGCGGGCCTGGCCGTGGTGGCGGTGAGCAACCAGTCGGGCATAGCCAGGGGCCGCTTCGGCCTGGAGCAGATGCTGGCCGTGCAGGCCGAGGTGGAGCGCCAATTGCGCGAGGAGGCCGGGGCCGCGCTGGACGCCTTTTACTACTGCCCGCACCATCCCGAGGGGGTGGTGGAGCCCTACGCCATGGTCTGCGATTGCCGCAAGCCGGGCATCGGCATGCTGGAGCGGGCGGCCCGAGAGATGAGCCTCAGCTTGGAAGGCTCCTTCATGGTGGGCGACAAGCGCATCGACGTGGCCTGCGGCAACCGGGCCGGGCTGACCAGCCTGCTGGTGACCAGCGGCATGCCCCTGGACCCGGTGGCCTCCCCGGCCGAGGAGCCGGCCGCGACCCTGCCGGGCCTGGACGCCGCCGCCCGCTGGATTTTGGCCCGCTTGGCTCAAGGGGTGGGGCGCTGA
- a CDS encoding Trm112 family protein, which produces MALSPDLLEILACPQCKQPVSLSDDGAWLVCDQCRLRYPVQDDIPIMLPEEAQPLEA; this is translated from the coding sequence ATGGCCCTGAGCCCCGACCTGTTGGAGATTCTGGCCTGTCCCCAGTGCAAGCAACCGGTGAGCCTGAGCGACGACGGGGCCTGGCTGGTCTGCGACCAGTGCCGCCTGCGCTACCCGGTGCAAGACGACATCCCCATCATGCTGCCGGAAGAGGCCCAGCCTCTGGAGGCGTGA
- a CDS encoding glycosyltransferase family 9 protein: MSRPQVLAACTTAIGDTMFCSPALIALGRCFDVDVLVHQKRRPLLQENPYIRSLYPYRNNAFSRAYLAAALAGRRYQSLVVLHANDDLVKLMPRLRYETAVNIQGWRNPELRLEALPRNPKVHAVDERLRLAQWVGAEIQTQDRYMRMFLRPEEGEYAEGWLRQQGMRPDRLRVGLVLGASAQYRRWQAERFGRVAEALCSRGVEVIHIGDSSERDLARRAEEAAGREFHKGYNLSLRLLGAVLSRLDLVISNDTGPLHLGQAVQTPVLGLFGPTDPAKVGPRGPRDRVLKVPATCDPCADKGCLDPVCMEQLHEDMVIETSLEMLGLSA; this comes from the coding sequence ATGAGCCGACCCCAGGTTTTGGCGGCCTGCACCACGGCCATCGGCGACACCATGTTTTGCAGCCCTGCCCTGATCGCCTTGGGCCGCTGCTTTGACGTGGACGTCCTGGTTCACCAGAAACGCCGCCCGTTGTTGCAGGAGAATCCTTATATTAGGAGCTTATATCCCTACCGCAACAACGCCTTCAGCCGCGCCTACCTGGCCGCGGCCCTGGCCGGGCGGCGCTACCAGAGCCTGGTGGTGCTCCACGCCAACGACGACCTGGTAAAGCTCATGCCCCGCCTGCGTTATGAGACTGCGGTGAATATCCAGGGCTGGCGGAACCCCGAACTGCGCCTGGAGGCCTTGCCCCGCAACCCCAAGGTGCACGCGGTGGACGAGCGCCTGCGCCTGGCCCAGTGGGTCGGGGCCGAGATTCAAACCCAAGACCGCTACATGCGCATGTTTTTGCGTCCCGAGGAAGGCGAGTACGCCGAAGGCTGGTTGCGCCAGCAGGGCATGCGGCCGGATCGTCTGCGGGTAGGTTTGGTCCTGGGGGCCTCGGCCCAATACCGCCGCTGGCAAGCGGAGCGTTTCGGCAGGGTGGCCGAGGCGTTATGCTCCCGGGGCGTGGAGGTGATCCACATCGGCGACAGCTCGGAGCGCGACCTGGCCCGCCGGGCCGAGGAGGCCGCGGGCCGCGAGTTTCACAAGGGCTACAACCTTAGCCTGCGCCTGTTGGGCGCGGTGCTCAGCCGCCTGGACCTGGTGATAAGCAACGACACCGGGCCCTTGCACCTGGGACAGGCGGTACAGACCCCGGTGCTGGGCCTTTTCGGCCCCACCGATCCGGCCAAGGTGGGCCCCCGGGGCCCGCGGGACCGGGTGCTCAAGGTGCCGGCCACCTGCGATCCCTGCGCGGACAAGGGTTGTCTCGATCCTGTGTGCATGGAACAACTCCACGAAGACATGGTCATAGAAACCAGCCTGGAAATGTTGGGGCTTTCGGCCTGA
- a CDS encoding NAD-dependent epimerase/dehydratase family protein, which translates to MNILVTGAAGFIGSRLSERLLELGHRVRGIDSFTDYYPRPLKEANLGALRGSEDFELIEADIMAVPPAELLRGIDGVVHLAAQAGVRRSWGANFAVYTHNNILTTQRLLEAGKELGLGRLVYAGSSSVYGDTSDLPMRETSACWPVSPYGVTKLAAEHLCGLYHRNFGLDTVSLRYFTVYGPRQRPDMAFHRFIRAQLEGGTIRLFGDGEQSRDFTFVDDIVAATIAALSAPEAAGQVFNVGGGSRVSVNQVIAMLEEITGQRARVDRLEVAKGDVRDTEADCSKARELLGYVPQVGLAQGLEAEARWVRENLKLLQEV; encoded by the coding sequence ATGAACATTTTGGTCACCGGCGCGGCGGGCTTTATCGGCTCGCGCCTCTCCGAGCGGTTGCTGGAACTGGGCCACCGGGTGCGGGGCATCGACAGCTTCACCGACTACTACCCTCGGCCCCTCAAGGAGGCCAACCTGGGGGCTTTGCGCGGCAGTGAAGATTTCGAATTGATCGAGGCCGACATCATGGCCGTGCCGCCCGCCGAGCTGTTGCGGGGCATCGACGGGGTGGTGCACCTGGCGGCCCAGGCCGGGGTGCGCCGTTCCTGGGGGGCCAACTTCGCCGTCTACACCCACAACAACATCCTCACCACTCAGCGGCTGCTGGAAGCGGGCAAGGAGCTGGGACTGGGACGCCTGGTCTACGCCGGGTCCTCCAGCGTGTACGGCGACACCAGCGACCTGCCCATGCGCGAGACCAGCGCCTGCTGGCCGGTATCGCCCTACGGGGTGACCAAACTGGCCGCCGAGCACCTCTGCGGCCTGTACCACCGCAACTTCGGCCTGGACACGGTGAGCCTGCGCTACTTCACGGTCTATGGCCCTCGCCAGCGGCCGGACATGGCCTTCCACCGTTTTATCCGGGCCCAGCTGGAGGGCGGCACCATCCGTCTGTTCGGCGACGGCGAGCAGTCGCGGGACTTCACCTTTGTGGACGACATCGTGGCCGCCACCATCGCGGCCCTGAGCGCCCCGGAGGCCGCGGGCCAGGTGTTCAACGTGGGCGGCGGCTCGCGCGTGAGCGTGAACCAGGTCATCGCCATGCTGGAGGAGATCACCGGCCAGAGGGCCCGGGTGGATCGCCTGGAGGTGGCCAAGGGCGACGTGCGCGACACCGAGGCCGACTGCTCCAAGGCCCGCGAGCTGTTGGGCTACGTGCCCCAGGTGGGCCTGGCCCAGGGCCTGGAGGCCGAGGCCCGCTGGGTGCGCGAAAATCTCAAGTTGCTGCAGGAGGTGTGA